Proteins co-encoded in one Coregonus clupeaformis isolate EN_2021a chromosome 17, ASM2061545v1, whole genome shotgun sequence genomic window:
- the LOC121543752 gene encoding kinesin-like protein KIFC3 isoform X1 produces the protein MYAFYSLLVYIFYTVFKKEEEEALEAAQYGASAEPGRVSMETRSRRKKGHTLRMERKKRGRGSRLSDSSSSSDSDGLSLSDEGDDGGGGGEVPEIPACTPLGAFLSFKQEDEKRREAQEQLETAGKLMSESPLVAVMSHLLSFLEQYSHLQQLQQQADQYRVQLKRHRAQHRRQMKALRTSYRQRLRDKNSVIDSLEEAITTQQYTPSTPGSDGECGADVPGAGAGAGAGAGLHRLVESLYGLQGEKSQLRGELRLLHSQLEQREQDRHSRVQVFQQQIDELKSCIEEREEELSRLRTDSGATDSEKRVVCLSAENESLKQSLTVTQGLLQQLSVIPSQSSSVLIKENENLRSRVQQLESSLQQQADQLSCLERQSEQSEWRRGEEQRRKEERVRELQLDLDKERAKEPQVKIVTHTVEVESPATLRQLAEATERNEQLSEKLTNQNEKCRQLEEHIRKSDEFSCNLQHKIAAYEREISVLQEELLKEIGHLEEKKEEAVKAAATCSVEHFQSLQDQFFNLQKRLTALPPTLCTMKTDYASLRSQVRNFSDFYGAAITDAKKQISATMSEMSEANKDLLEKYRKEVALRRKYHEQLVELKGNIRVLCRVKPVLKEDQHEEGQSVVVTTDPNNESALSVLKGQGRSHNFELDRVFHPQATQEEVFQEIEPLVTSCIDGYHVCIFAYGQTGSGKTYTMEGSTENPGINQRALKHLFSEIEDRKDMWTYTVSVSSVEIYNEVLRDLLSKDGEKLDIKINPDGTGQLHVPGLRVIEVKSFQHIKKLLAQARRNRITFGTQMNQHSSRSHALLMITVLGTDLASGAKITGKLNLVDLAGSERVWKSGAEGERLKEAQNINRSLLALGDVIQALRGKEKHIPFRNSRLTYLLQDSLGKGNKTAMVVQVSALESNVGETMCSLKFAERVCKVELGPAARKIQRGGGSHQCD, from the exons ATGTATGCCTTCTACTCCCTGCTAGTTTACATCTTCTACACTGTCTtcaagaaggaggaggaagaagctcTGGAAGCTGCCCAGTATGGAGCCTCAGCG GAGCCAGGACGGGTTTCCATGGAAACAAGGAGCAGGAGGAAGAAAGGCCACACCCTCAGGATGGAGAGGAAGAAAAGGGGGCGTGGCAGCAGGTTGAGTGACTCCA gcagtagtagtgatagtgacgGCCTGTCCCTGAGTGACGaaggtgatgatggtggtggaggCGGTGAAGTGCCCGAAATCCCAGCATGCACTCCTCTGGGTGCCTTCCTGTCCTTTAAGCAGGAGGACgagaagaggagggaggcccAGGAACAGCTGGAGACGGCAGGAAAG TTGATGTCTGAGTCTCCCTTGGTGGCGGTGATGTCCCACTTGCTGAGTTTTCTGGAGCAGTACTCCCACCTCCAGCAGCTGCAGCAGCAGGCTGATCAGTACCGGGTCCAGCTGAAGAGGCACCGGGCCCAGCACCGCCGCCAGATGAAGGCCCTGAGGACATCGTACCGCCAGAGGCTGAGAGATAAGAACAGCGTCATCGACAGCCTGGAGGAGGCCATCACCACCCAGCAATACACGCCGAGCACCCCGGGGAGcgacg GTGAGTGTGGTGCTGATGTCCCTGGGgccggggctggggctggggctggggcagggcTCCACAGGCTGGTAGAGTCTCTGTATGGACTACAGGGAGAGAAGAGCCAGCTGAGGGGAGAACTACGGCTGCTGCACTCCCAActggagcagagagaacaggacCGACACTCACGAGTACAGGTCTTCCAACAGCAG ATTGACGAGCTGAAGAGCTGCATCGAGGAGCGGGAGGAGGAGCTGTCCAGACTAAGAACTGACTCT GGAGCCACAGACTCGGAGAAGCGGGTTGTGTGTCTGTCAGCAGAGAACGAGAGTCTGAAACAGAGTCTGACTGTCACCCAGGGCCTCCTGCAGCAGCTCTCTGTCATCCCCTCCCAGTCCAGCTCTGTACTCATCAAG GAGAATGAGAACCTGCGCAGCCGGGTGCAGCAGCTGGAGAGTTCCCTGCAGCAGCAGGCTGATCAGCTGTCTTGCCTGGAGAGACAGAGCGAACAAAgcgagtggaggagaggagaggagcagaggagaaaagaggagagagtgagggagctGCAGCTAGACCTGGATAAAGAGAGGGCCAAAGAGCCACAGGTCAAG ATTGTCACTCATACTGTGGAGGTGGAGTCACCGGCGACGCTGAGGCAATTGGCTGAGGCCACAGAGAGGAACGAGCAGCTGTCAGAGAAACTGACCAATCAGAACGAGAAGTGCAGACAACTTGAGGAGCACATCAGGAAGTCAGATGAATTCAGCTGTAACCTGCAACACAAG ATTGCAGCGTACGAGCGGGAGATCAGTGTACTGCAGGAGGAGCTGCTGAAGGAGATAGGTCAcctggaggagaagaaggaggaggctGTGAAGGCTGCAGCGACCTGCTCCGTAGAACACTTCCAGAGCCTGCAGGACCAGTTCTTTA ACCTGCAGAAGCGTCTGACAGCGCTCCCTCCGACCCTGTGCACCATGAAGACAGACTACGCCAGCCTGAGGAGCCAGGTCCGCAACTTCTCCGACTTCTACGGAGCAGCCATCACCGACGCCAAGAAACAG ATATCAGCCACTATGAGTGAGATGTCGGAGGCCAACAAGGACCTCCTGGAGAAGTACAGGAAGGAGGTGGCACTGCGGAGGAAGTACCACGAGCAGCTGGTCGAGCTCAAAG GCAACATCCGTGTGCTGTGCCGTGTGAAGCCGGTTCTGAAGGAGGACCAGCATGAGGAGGGCCAATCGGTGGTGGTAACTACTGACCCCAATAACGAATCAGCTCTCTCCGTGCTGAAAGGGCAGGGCCGCAGCCACAACTTTGAACTGGACCGTGTCTTCCACCCTCAGGCCACTCAGGAAGAG GTCTTCCAGGAGATCGAGCCCCTTGTGACATCCTGTATAGATGGATATCACGTCTGCATCTTTGCCTACGGGCAGACTGGCTCTGGGAAGACCTACACCATGGAG GGCAGCACAGAGAACCCAGGCATCAATCAGCGTGCTCTGAAACACCTGTTCAGTGAGATAGAGGACAGGAAGGACATGTGGACGTACACCGTGAGTGTCAGCTCTGTGGAGATCTACAACGAGGTGCTCAG AGACCTGTTGAGTAAGGATGGAGAGAAGCTGGATATTAAGATCAACCCAGACGGGACAGGACAGCTGCACGTCCCTGGACTCAGGGTCATCGAGGTCAAGAGCTTCCAACACATCAAGAAA CTTCTGGCGCAGGCGCGTCGTAACAGAATCACCTTCGGGACCCAGATGAACCAGCACAGCTCTCGTTCCCATGCCCTTCTCATGATCACTGTGCTGGGGACTGACCTGGCCAGCGGGGCCAAGATCACAG GCAAGTTGAACCTGGTAGACTTGGCTGGCTCTGAGAGGGTCTGGAAGTCAGGAGCTGAGGGAGAGAGGCTGAAGGAGGCCCAGAACATCAACCGCTCCCTGCTGGCTCTGGGGGACGTCATCCAGGCtctgagggggaaggagaaacaCATCCCCTTCAGAAACAGTCGCCTCACATACCTGCTGCAGGACTCACTGGGCAAGGGCAACAAGACGGCCATGGTAGTGCAG GTGTCTGCTCTGGAGAGTAATGTGGGAGAGACCATGTGTTCTCTGAAGTTTGCTGAGAGGGTTTGTAAGGTGGAGCTGGGGCCTGCAGCCAggaagatacagagaggagggggaagccATCAGTGTGACTAG
- the LOC121543752 gene encoding kinesin-like protein KIFC3 isoform X2 has product METRSRRKKGHTLRMERKKRGRGSRLSDSSSSSDSDGLSLSDEGDDGGGGGEVPEIPACTPLGAFLSFKQEDEKRREAQEQLETAGKLMSESPLVAVMSHLLSFLEQYSHLQQLQQQADQYRVQLKRHRAQHRRQMKALRTSYRQRLRDKNSVIDSLEEAITTQQYTPSTPGSDGECGADVPGAGAGAGAGAGLHRLVESLYGLQGEKSQLRGELRLLHSQLEQREQDRHSRVQVFQQQIDELKSCIEEREEELSRLRTDSGATDSEKRVVCLSAENESLKQSLTVTQGLLQQLSVIPSQSSSVLIKENENLRSRVQQLESSLQQQADQLSCLERQSEQSEWRRGEEQRRKEERVRELQLDLDKERAKEPQVKIVTHTVEVESPATLRQLAEATERNEQLSEKLTNQNEKCRQLEEHIRKSDEFSCNLQHKIAAYEREISVLQEELLKEIGHLEEKKEEAVKAAATCSVEHFQSLQDQFFNLQKRLTALPPTLCTMKTDYASLRSQVRNFSDFYGAAITDAKKQISATMSEMSEANKDLLEKYRKEVALRRKYHEQLVELKGNIRVLCRVKPVLKEDQHEEGQSVVVTTDPNNESALSVLKGQGRSHNFELDRVFHPQATQEEVFQEIEPLVTSCIDGYHVCIFAYGQTGSGKTYTMEGSTENPGINQRALKHLFSEIEDRKDMWTYTVSVSSVEIYNEVLRDLLSKDGEKLDIKINPDGTGQLHVPGLRVIEVKSFQHIKKLLAQARRNRITFGTQMNQHSSRSHALLMITVLGTDLASGAKITGKLNLVDLAGSERVWKSGAEGERLKEAQNINRSLLALGDVIQALRGKEKHIPFRNSRLTYLLQDSLGKGNKTAMVVQVSALESNVGETMCSLKFAERVCKVELGPAARKIQRGGGSHQCD; this is encoded by the exons ATGGAAACAAGGAGCAGGAGGAAGAAAGGCCACACCCTCAGGATGGAGAGGAAGAAAAGGGGGCGTGGCAGCAGGTTGAGTGACTCCA gcagtagtagtgatagtgacgGCCTGTCCCTGAGTGACGaaggtgatgatggtggtggaggCGGTGAAGTGCCCGAAATCCCAGCATGCACTCCTCTGGGTGCCTTCCTGTCCTTTAAGCAGGAGGACgagaagaggagggaggcccAGGAACAGCTGGAGACGGCAGGAAAG TTGATGTCTGAGTCTCCCTTGGTGGCGGTGATGTCCCACTTGCTGAGTTTTCTGGAGCAGTACTCCCACCTCCAGCAGCTGCAGCAGCAGGCTGATCAGTACCGGGTCCAGCTGAAGAGGCACCGGGCCCAGCACCGCCGCCAGATGAAGGCCCTGAGGACATCGTACCGCCAGAGGCTGAGAGATAAGAACAGCGTCATCGACAGCCTGGAGGAGGCCATCACCACCCAGCAATACACGCCGAGCACCCCGGGGAGcgacg GTGAGTGTGGTGCTGATGTCCCTGGGgccggggctggggctggggctggggcagggcTCCACAGGCTGGTAGAGTCTCTGTATGGACTACAGGGAGAGAAGAGCCAGCTGAGGGGAGAACTACGGCTGCTGCACTCCCAActggagcagagagaacaggacCGACACTCACGAGTACAGGTCTTCCAACAGCAG ATTGACGAGCTGAAGAGCTGCATCGAGGAGCGGGAGGAGGAGCTGTCCAGACTAAGAACTGACTCT GGAGCCACAGACTCGGAGAAGCGGGTTGTGTGTCTGTCAGCAGAGAACGAGAGTCTGAAACAGAGTCTGACTGTCACCCAGGGCCTCCTGCAGCAGCTCTCTGTCATCCCCTCCCAGTCCAGCTCTGTACTCATCAAG GAGAATGAGAACCTGCGCAGCCGGGTGCAGCAGCTGGAGAGTTCCCTGCAGCAGCAGGCTGATCAGCTGTCTTGCCTGGAGAGACAGAGCGAACAAAgcgagtggaggagaggagaggagcagaggagaaaagaggagagagtgagggagctGCAGCTAGACCTGGATAAAGAGAGGGCCAAAGAGCCACAGGTCAAG ATTGTCACTCATACTGTGGAGGTGGAGTCACCGGCGACGCTGAGGCAATTGGCTGAGGCCACAGAGAGGAACGAGCAGCTGTCAGAGAAACTGACCAATCAGAACGAGAAGTGCAGACAACTTGAGGAGCACATCAGGAAGTCAGATGAATTCAGCTGTAACCTGCAACACAAG ATTGCAGCGTACGAGCGGGAGATCAGTGTACTGCAGGAGGAGCTGCTGAAGGAGATAGGTCAcctggaggagaagaaggaggaggctGTGAAGGCTGCAGCGACCTGCTCCGTAGAACACTTCCAGAGCCTGCAGGACCAGTTCTTTA ACCTGCAGAAGCGTCTGACAGCGCTCCCTCCGACCCTGTGCACCATGAAGACAGACTACGCCAGCCTGAGGAGCCAGGTCCGCAACTTCTCCGACTTCTACGGAGCAGCCATCACCGACGCCAAGAAACAG ATATCAGCCACTATGAGTGAGATGTCGGAGGCCAACAAGGACCTCCTGGAGAAGTACAGGAAGGAGGTGGCACTGCGGAGGAAGTACCACGAGCAGCTGGTCGAGCTCAAAG GCAACATCCGTGTGCTGTGCCGTGTGAAGCCGGTTCTGAAGGAGGACCAGCATGAGGAGGGCCAATCGGTGGTGGTAACTACTGACCCCAATAACGAATCAGCTCTCTCCGTGCTGAAAGGGCAGGGCCGCAGCCACAACTTTGAACTGGACCGTGTCTTCCACCCTCAGGCCACTCAGGAAGAG GTCTTCCAGGAGATCGAGCCCCTTGTGACATCCTGTATAGATGGATATCACGTCTGCATCTTTGCCTACGGGCAGACTGGCTCTGGGAAGACCTACACCATGGAG GGCAGCACAGAGAACCCAGGCATCAATCAGCGTGCTCTGAAACACCTGTTCAGTGAGATAGAGGACAGGAAGGACATGTGGACGTACACCGTGAGTGTCAGCTCTGTGGAGATCTACAACGAGGTGCTCAG AGACCTGTTGAGTAAGGATGGAGAGAAGCTGGATATTAAGATCAACCCAGACGGGACAGGACAGCTGCACGTCCCTGGACTCAGGGTCATCGAGGTCAAGAGCTTCCAACACATCAAGAAA CTTCTGGCGCAGGCGCGTCGTAACAGAATCACCTTCGGGACCCAGATGAACCAGCACAGCTCTCGTTCCCATGCCCTTCTCATGATCACTGTGCTGGGGACTGACCTGGCCAGCGGGGCCAAGATCACAG GCAAGTTGAACCTGGTAGACTTGGCTGGCTCTGAGAGGGTCTGGAAGTCAGGAGCTGAGGGAGAGAGGCTGAAGGAGGCCCAGAACATCAACCGCTCCCTGCTGGCTCTGGGGGACGTCATCCAGGCtctgagggggaaggagaaacaCATCCCCTTCAGAAACAGTCGCCTCACATACCTGCTGCAGGACTCACTGGGCAAGGGCAACAAGACGGCCATGGTAGTGCAG GTGTCTGCTCTGGAGAGTAATGTGGGAGAGACCATGTGTTCTCTGAAGTTTGCTGAGAGGGTTTGTAAGGTGGAGCTGGGGCCTGCAGCCAggaagatacagagaggagggggaagccATCAGTGTGACTAG
- the LOC121542607 gene encoding uncharacterized protein LOC121542607 has protein sequence MAGSLTELITACSNITLSVSALNTAYQLFKDHRAPAVGFFLLGLSSGLCTLPFSISPYLTSIQGVLEWADEVLAPPLLSFGFLWLSEDRNTANILLIGSALLPVFCDWLSADELMLMSRCLVLSALSCSLTVFLFAGNAVGALGCVALSLLQMVAPRVGVKTLAPLVSPGATVGLLKWLLKGSMAVGCWASEKALSKYLLELKELDSPF, from the exons ATGGCAGGCTCTCTGACAGAGTTGATCACAGCATGTTCCAACATCACACTGTCAGTCTCTGCTCTGAACACAGCATATCAGCTCTTCAAG GACCACAGAGCTCCAGCGGTGGGTTTCTTCCTGCTTGGTCTCTCCTCAGGCCTCTGCACCCTACCTTTCTCCATCAGCCCATACCTGACCTCTATACAGGGGGTCCTGGAGTGGGCTGACGAGGTCCTGGCTCCACCACTGCTCTCCTTCGGCTTCCTGTGGCTCAGCGAAGACCGCAACACAGCCAACATCCTCCTTATTGGCTCAGCTCTCCTCCCGGTGTTCTGCGATTGGCTGTCAGCGGACGAGTTGATGCTGATGTCACGCTGCCTGGTGTTGTCAGCCCTCTCCTGCTCGCTCACCGTGTTTCTGTTTGCGGGAAATGCTGTCGGGGCCCTAGGTTGTGTGGCCCTCAGCCTGCTCCAAATGGTGGCCCCCAGGGTGGGGGTCAAGACTCTGGCTCCCCTTGTCTCTCCAGGGGCGACTGTGGGACTGCTTAAGTGGCTCCTGAAGGGCTCCATGGCTGTAGGGTGCTGGGCCTCTGAGAAGGCGCTTAGCAAGTACCTGTTGGAACTGAAGGAATTGGACTCACCATTTTAa
- the LOC121542606 gene encoding centrosomal protein of 72 kDa isoform X1 produces MAALLTTITEEWIREKLHLNHHCLADVRSLSLPGSYKEKIRHLGISLKNFVRLKTLNLSCNALISVEGVQHLKMLERLNLYYNSIPSLQEVKVLCKLTALRELDLRLNPLAKTDPHYRLYLVHALSNLRKLDDCPVRDSERRVSIMHFSSDSALGPQQMSSSETDITDQRSSKPRLASVNRLTKKLSVLDDNDDIVLNLVAKSNWDQSEPLFLTGSFHKEPESQLYHQIKDESCHSQSNGLRLREGSRMKGSSSSLKTSEGPRVTFNPCVEKHSGASSGREEREKLPKHLRVTAKGHFTPHPDQADQPKSSLVKIRPPSPRSLCPNSSDASNPILHPPRLSYHNTQQTAGGSTSPQKHAKQQKGSYRKPMEMLLSLVDKHWTGEKPLNHDHNFLSQAVQILSMMEQDISSGEDEVRTLRGNVEELKEQAEIRDQEHRTETHRLTTQLKEARMSVDSVNEQLRILLDDNISLQKQMIKLEQQYLNSMMKSSPNTEICERQAEVDELRRKVSELREKVQEGERVKELADMLQDNHRSLVATNERLLRELEGTGRLL; encoded by the exons ATGGCGGCGCTGTTGACAACAataacagaggagtggatacgaGAGAAGCTACATCTAAATCACCACTGCCTTG CGGATGTGAGATCACTGAGCCTCCCAGGCTCGTACAAGGAGAAAATCAGACATCTGGGAATCTCACTAAAGAACTTTGTCCGTTTGAAAACCCTGAACCTCTCCTGTAATGCACTCATCTCTGTCGAG GGGGTCCAACACTTGAAGATGCTGGAGAGGCTGAACTTGTACTACAACAGCATTCCCTCCCTTCAGGAGGTCAAAGTGCTCTGCAAGCTGACTGctctgagagagctggacctgaggcTCAACCCTCTGGCTAAAACAGATCCACACTACCGCCTGTACTTGGTGCACGCACTGTCCAACCTTCGCAAGCTTG ATGACTGTCCAGTCAGGGACAGTGAGAGAAGAGTTTCAATCATGCATTTCTCCTCAGACTCTGCGCTCGGACCCCAACAGATGAGCTCCTCAGAGACAGACATCACTGACCAGAG GAGCAGTAAGCCGAGGTTGGCCTCAGTAAATCGCCTGACCAAGAAGCTCTCTGTCCTGGATGACAACGATGACATAGTGTTGAACCTTGTTGCTAAGAGCAACTGGGACCAAAGTGAACCTCTGTTCCTTACTGGCTCTTTCCACAAGGAACCAGAGTCCCAGCTCTATCATCAGATCAAAGATGAGT CTTGTCATTCCCAGTCCAATGGTCTACGTTTAAGAGAAGGATCTCGAATGAAAGGTTCTTCCTCCTCGTTGAAAACGTCAGAGGGGCCGAGGGTAACCTTTAACCCCTGTGTAGAGAAACACAGCGGGGCTAGCTCTGGACGGGAGGAgcgagagaaactccccaaacacctGAGAGTCACAGCCAAGGGCCACTTCACCCCTCATCCTG ATCAAGCAGACCAGCCTAAGTCTTCCTTAGTGAAGATCCGCCCCCCCAGTCCACGAAGTCTCTGTCCAAATAGCTCTGATGCCTCCAACCCCATCCTGCACCCTCCCAGACTGTCCTACCATAACACTCAGCAGACAGCAGGGGGCTCCACCTCACCACAGAAACATGCCAAGCAACAGAAG GGAAGCTATAGGAAACCAATGGAGATGCTGCTGAGCCTAGTGGACAAGCACTGGACAGGGGAGAAGCCACTGAACCATGACCACAACTTCCTCT CTCAGGCAGTCCAGATCCTCTCCATGATGGAACAAGACATCTCCAGTGGAGAAGACGAGGTCAGGACGTTGAGAGGGAACGTTGAAGAGCTGAAGGAGCAGGCAGAGATACGAGACcaagaacacaggacagagaccCATAGACTAACTACACAGCTGAAAGAAGCACGCATGTCTGTT GACAGCGTGAATGAGCAGCTGAGGATACTATTGGACGATAACATCTCTCTACAGAAACAGATGATCAAATTAGAACAACAATATCTCAACTCTATGATGAAAAGTTCACCTAACACTGAGATATGTG agaggcaggcagaggtgGATGAGCTGAGGAGGAAGGTATCAGAGCTGAGGGAGAAGGtccaggagggggagagagtcaAGGAGCTGGCAGATATGCTGCAGGATAACCATAG
- the LOC121542606 gene encoding centrosomal protein of 72 kDa isoform X2: MLERLNLYYNSIPSLQEVKVLCKLTALRELDLRLNPLAKTDPHYRLYLVHALSNLRKLDDCPVRDSERRVSIMHFSSDSALGPQQMSSSETDITDQRSSKPRLASVNRLTKKLSVLDDNDDIVLNLVAKSNWDQSEPLFLTGSFHKEPESQLYHQIKDESCHSQSNGLRLREGSRMKGSSSSLKTSEGPRVTFNPCVEKHSGASSGREEREKLPKHLRVTAKGHFTPHPDQADQPKSSLVKIRPPSPRSLCPNSSDASNPILHPPRLSYHNTQQTAGGSTSPQKHAKQQKGSYRKPMEMLLSLVDKHWTGEKPLNHDHNFLSQAVQILSMMEQDISSGEDEVRTLRGNVEELKEQAEIRDQEHRTETHRLTTQLKEARMSVDSVNEQLRILLDDNISLQKQMIKLEQQYLNSMMKSSPNTEICERQAEVDELRRKVSELREKVQEGERVKELADMLQDNHRSLVATNERLLRELEGTGRLL; encoded by the exons ATGCTGGAGAGGCTGAACTTGTACTACAACAGCATTCCCTCCCTTCAGGAGGTCAAAGTGCTCTGCAAGCTGACTGctctgagagagctggacctgaggcTCAACCCTCTGGCTAAAACAGATCCACACTACCGCCTGTACTTGGTGCACGCACTGTCCAACCTTCGCAAGCTTG ATGACTGTCCAGTCAGGGACAGTGAGAGAAGAGTTTCAATCATGCATTTCTCCTCAGACTCTGCGCTCGGACCCCAACAGATGAGCTCCTCAGAGACAGACATCACTGACCAGAG GAGCAGTAAGCCGAGGTTGGCCTCAGTAAATCGCCTGACCAAGAAGCTCTCTGTCCTGGATGACAACGATGACATAGTGTTGAACCTTGTTGCTAAGAGCAACTGGGACCAAAGTGAACCTCTGTTCCTTACTGGCTCTTTCCACAAGGAACCAGAGTCCCAGCTCTATCATCAGATCAAAGATGAGT CTTGTCATTCCCAGTCCAATGGTCTACGTTTAAGAGAAGGATCTCGAATGAAAGGTTCTTCCTCCTCGTTGAAAACGTCAGAGGGGCCGAGGGTAACCTTTAACCCCTGTGTAGAGAAACACAGCGGGGCTAGCTCTGGACGGGAGGAgcgagagaaactccccaaacacctGAGAGTCACAGCCAAGGGCCACTTCACCCCTCATCCTG ATCAAGCAGACCAGCCTAAGTCTTCCTTAGTGAAGATCCGCCCCCCCAGTCCACGAAGTCTCTGTCCAAATAGCTCTGATGCCTCCAACCCCATCCTGCACCCTCCCAGACTGTCCTACCATAACACTCAGCAGACAGCAGGGGGCTCCACCTCACCACAGAAACATGCCAAGCAACAGAAG GGAAGCTATAGGAAACCAATGGAGATGCTGCTGAGCCTAGTGGACAAGCACTGGACAGGGGAGAAGCCACTGAACCATGACCACAACTTCCTCT CTCAGGCAGTCCAGATCCTCTCCATGATGGAACAAGACATCTCCAGTGGAGAAGACGAGGTCAGGACGTTGAGAGGGAACGTTGAAGAGCTGAAGGAGCAGGCAGAGATACGAGACcaagaacacaggacagagaccCATAGACTAACTACACAGCTGAAAGAAGCACGCATGTCTGTT GACAGCGTGAATGAGCAGCTGAGGATACTATTGGACGATAACATCTCTCTACAGAAACAGATGATCAAATTAGAACAACAATATCTCAACTCTATGATGAAAAGTTCACCTAACACTGAGATATGTG agaggcaggcagaggtgGATGAGCTGAGGAGGAAGGTATCAGAGCTGAGGGAGAAGGtccaggagggggagagagtcaAGGAGCTGGCAGATATGCTGCAGGATAACCATAG